One part of the Cryomorphaceae bacterium genome encodes these proteins:
- a CDS encoding molybdenum cofactor biosynthesis protein MoaE, with amino-acid sequence MAEKKIKNIFREGAISPDTIAQSIAHHQHKTGIGAHYLFMGQVRADEIDGQTVAAIEYSAQETMANEVVHEIREEAFARFDLSCMHIYHSLGVVEAGQLCFVVFVSSAHREQPYEAVRFIVDAIKEKAPIFGKELFHDGSHQWKVNKAAE; translated from the coding sequence ATGGCAGAAAAAAAAATCAAAAACATTTTTCGCGAGGGAGCCATTTCTCCCGACACCATCGCTCAGAGCATTGCCCATCATCAGCACAAAACGGGTATCGGGGCGCACTACCTCTTTATGGGGCAGGTACGCGCCGATGAAATAGACGGCCAAACCGTCGCTGCCATTGAGTACTCTGCTCAGGAAACCATGGCCAATGAGGTGGTGCACGAAATCCGCGAAGAGGCTTTTGCCCGCTTTGACCTGAGTTGTATGCACATTTACCACAGTTTGGGTGTGGTAGAAGCCGGTCAGCTTTGCTTTGTGGTGTTTGTGTCGTCGGCCCACCGCGAGCAGCCCTACGAAGCGGTGCGCTTTATTGTGGATGCCATCAAGGAAAAAGCCCCTATTTTCGGCAAAGAGTTATTCCACGACGGAAGTCACCAGTGGAAGGTGAACAAAGCCGCTGAATGA
- a CDS encoding bifunctional molybdenum cofactor biosynthesis protein MoaC/MoaB: MIDITHKSNTLREAHASATLVLSEPQAMEALSNNRVPKGNVFEMAKAAGLLAVKQTHTTIPDCHPLPIEFASVEYETEGLEVRIHMRVKTIYKTGVEVEAMHGASVVALTMYDMLKPLDKGIEIHNIRLVEKRGGKTTFKTNESRPFKASVVVCSDSVSAGKKDDKSGKAIVARLEELGVETARYEVIPDEPQRIQAALNHARENQIDLLIYTGGTGLSPRDHTPETLRPLLEREIPGIAEYIRAYGQQRTPYSMLSRSLAGMAGQTLVLALPGSTNGARESMDAIFPAVLHIFRVLDTDFKH; this comes from the coding sequence ATGATAGACATTACACACAAATCCAACACCCTGCGGGAGGCCCACGCCAGTGCAACCCTCGTGTTGAGCGAGCCGCAAGCCATGGAGGCTTTAAGCAACAACCGTGTTCCCAAAGGCAATGTGTTTGAAATGGCCAAAGCTGCCGGACTGCTGGCGGTGAAGCAAACCCACACCACCATTCCCGATTGCCACCCGCTGCCCATTGAGTTTGCTTCGGTAGAGTATGAAACCGAGGGGCTGGAGGTGCGCATCCACATGCGCGTTAAAACCATCTACAAAACAGGGGTTGAAGTGGAAGCCATGCACGGTGCCAGTGTGGTAGCCCTCACCATGTACGACATGCTGAAGCCGCTCGATAAAGGCATCGAAATCCACAACATCCGATTGGTGGAAAAGCGCGGTGGAAAAACCACTTTTAAAACCAATGAAAGCCGGCCGTTTAAGGCATCGGTGGTGGTTTGCAGCGATTCTGTATCGGCGGGAAAAAAGGATGACAAATCAGGGAAAGCCATTGTTGCCAGGCTGGAAGAATTGGGCGTTGAAACTGCGCGCTACGAGGTCATCCCCGACGAGCCGCAGCGCATTCAGGCAGCATTAAACCACGCCCGCGAAAACCAAATAGACCTGCTTATTTACACTGGGGGCACCGGCCTTTCGCCCCGCGACCACACGCCCGAAACCCTGCGTCCCTTGCTGGAACGTGAAATTCCCGGCATTGCGGAATACATCCGCGCCTATGGCCAACAGCGCACCCCCTACTCCATGCTTTCGCGCAGTTTGGCGGGCATGGCAGGGCAAACACTGGTTCTGGCGCTGCCCGGCTCAACCAACGGTGCCCGCGAATCCATGGACGCCATTTTTCCGGCTGTTTTGCACATCTTCAGAGTGCTGGATACGGACTTCAAGCATTAG
- a CDS encoding MoaD/ThiS family protein: protein MAATPETITLRFYGQLAELAGTEAEEKALHKSITAGELLEEIRRDRPVFRRLSMTIACNDRNVSRQHIVEPGDVVDVFPPFAGG, encoded by the coding sequence ATGGCAGCAACTCCGGAAACCATAACACTGCGTTTTTACGGGCAGCTGGCAGAGCTGGCGGGTACCGAAGCGGAAGAAAAGGCTTTGCACAAAAGCATAACAGCCGGAGAATTGTTGGAGGAGATCCGCAGAGACCGCCCCGTCTTTCGCAGGTTATCCATGACCATAGCATGCAATGACCGCAACGTATCCCGCCAACACATCGTAGAACCCGGAGATGTAGTGGATGTTTTTCCACCCTTCGCAGGAGGCTGA
- a CDS encoding molybdopterin molybdenumtransferase MoeA yields the protein MISPQEALEYIRKATPATAAEHKSPGEAHLQTLAEDVAAPHHHPFFDQSAMDGYAARFEDLVSGQALRIAAHLPAGSTTLPTIQPGEAARIFTGSAIPPGADTVIMQEHCSTENDLLVVERLPEKPGTHIRRCGEQIARGEVALPKGKVLNSSAIGFLASIGVQRVSVWKRPTAAIITTGSEFIRPGEELMPGKIFESNGIMLQTALQEQGIASERHICEDDPEKLTALINQLAEKTDLLLLTGGVSVGDHDHTPSALSSAGFNILFHKVNQKPGKPLLFATRKDCMAFGLPGNPRSVLMCYHVYVKAMLGQWTGQQEISWFSGRLRLTDELINRSGKTVFVTGKRTDQGVEPLRGQNSHMLQSFARADTIIVHPPEAPQLSAGSTVTVIPL from the coding sequence ATGATTTCACCCCAAGAAGCGCTGGAATATATCCGTAAAGCCACACCGGCAACCGCGGCAGAGCACAAATCGCCCGGTGAAGCACACCTTCAAACCCTGGCCGAAGACGTGGCCGCGCCGCACCACCACCCGTTTTTTGACCAGTCGGCCATGGACGGCTACGCAGCCCGCTTTGAGGATTTGGTTTCGGGACAGGCCCTGCGCATTGCCGCCCATCTGCCGGCAGGCTCCACCACTCTGCCCACCATTCAACCGGGAGAAGCAGCGCGGATTTTTACCGGCTCTGCCATTCCACCGGGAGCCGACACCGTAATCATGCAAGAGCATTGCAGCACCGAAAACGATCTACTGGTGGTCGAACGTCTCCCCGAAAAACCGGGCACACACATTCGCCGTTGTGGCGAGCAGATTGCCCGTGGCGAAGTAGCCCTCCCAAAAGGAAAGGTGCTCAACAGCAGCGCCATTGGGTTTCTGGCAAGTATTGGTGTGCAGCGTGTTTCGGTATGGAAGCGACCAACAGCAGCCATTATCACTACGGGAAGCGAGTTTATCCGGCCCGGCGAAGAACTGATGCCCGGAAAAATCTTTGAAAGCAATGGGATCATGCTGCAAACGGCTTTGCAGGAACAAGGCATCGCCTCAGAAAGGCACATCTGCGAAGACGACCCCGAAAAACTCACCGCGCTGATTAACCAACTCGCCGAAAAAACCGATTTGCTGCTGCTTACCGGCGGTGTGTCGGTGGGAGACCACGATCACACCCCCTCTGCACTCAGCTCGGCGGGATTCAACATATTGTTTCACAAGGTGAACCAAAAGCCCGGCAAACCCCTGCTCTTTGCCACCCGCAAGGATTGTATGGCCTTTGGACTTCCGGGTAACCCGCGCTCGGTACTGATGTGCTACCACGTGTACGTAAAGGCCATGCTTGGGCAATGGACAGGGCAACAGGAAATAAGCTGGTTCAGCGGTCGTTTAAGGCTGACCGATGAACTCATCAACCGCAGCGGTAAAACCGTCTTCGTTACCGGCAAGAGAACCGACCAAGGCGTTGAGCCCCTGCGCGGACAAAATTCACACATGTTGCAAAGCTTTGCCCGGGCCGATACCATCATTGTTCATCCGCCCGAAGCGCCGCAACTAAGCGCCGGAAGCACGGTTACCGTTATCCCCCTGTGA
- a CDS encoding thiamine biosynthesis protein ThiF, with amino-acid sequence MNSNERYTRQMALPRWGEEGQQRLRSAHIAVVGAGGLGCPALQYLAAAGVGRITVVDFDRIDVSNLNRQILFSPADVGKHKAETACKKLRLLNPEVELIAVNEPFTAELAAGLLPHCDLLLDCTDRLHARYAISDACVRYNKPHIHAGVYRNEGQLAVLNWRGGATYRCIFPAHPSSEHTTSCEEAGVMGTIPGMLGVLQAHEAIRALIWPHEVKGNELRLINLQNNTMRNIETARSMSYGSDAAPVREISADELITQLEQGKTFTFVDVREPFESPSPALWNALNIPMSSWVPEEVATRVSALKDCIIFCQHGVRSIAAIASLPLEIQANITNLTGGLAAFKIAEANKIAQ; translated from the coding sequence GTGAACAGCAACGAACGATATACCCGCCAGATGGCACTTCCCCGTTGGGGTGAAGAAGGTCAGCAAAGGCTCCGAAGCGCGCATATTGCAGTGGTTGGTGCCGGTGGACTGGGTTGTCCGGCCCTGCAATACCTCGCCGCTGCGGGAGTGGGCCGTATCACGGTGGTTGATTTCGACCGGATTGACGTCAGCAACCTCAACCGCCAGATTCTCTTTTCGCCCGCCGACGTAGGAAAACACAAAGCCGAAACCGCCTGCAAGAAACTCCGCCTGCTCAATCCCGAGGTGGAACTCATTGCAGTGAATGAGCCGTTCACTGCCGAACTTGCCGCGGGCCTTCTTCCCCATTGCGACCTTCTGCTGGACTGCACCGACCGCCTCCATGCGCGCTATGCCATCAGCGACGCCTGTGTGCGATACAACAAGCCGCACATTCACGCCGGCGTGTACCGCAACGAGGGGCAGCTTGCCGTGCTGAACTGGCGCGGAGGGGCTACCTACCGTTGCATTTTTCCTGCGCACCCATCTTCGGAGCATACAACCTCCTGTGAAGAAGCAGGTGTGATGGGTACGATTCCGGGCATGTTGGGCGTTTTACAAGCGCACGAGGCCATCAGGGCGCTGATCTGGCCCCACGAAGTGAAAGGAAATGAGCTGAGATTGATAAACCTGCAAAACAATACCATGAGAAACATTGAAACAGCACGCAGCATGAGCTACGGGAGCGACGCCGCGCCTGTACGCGAAATTTCAGCCGATGAGCTGATTACACAACTGGAACAAGGCAAAACGTTCACCTTTGTAGATGTACGCGAGCCCTTCGAATCGCCCTCACCGGCGCTTTGGAATGCCCTCAATATTCCCATGAGCTCATGGGTTCCGGAGGAAGTAGCTACCCGGGTATCGGCCCTGAAAGATTGCATCATTTTCTGTCAGCATGGCGTGCGCAGCATTGCGGCCATTGCCTCTTTGCCGCTTGAAATTCAAGCCAATATCACCAACCTTACAGGTGGTTTGGCTGCCTTCAAAATTGCCGAAGCCAACAAAATCGCCCAATAG
- a CDS encoding molybdenum cofactor guanylyltransferase → MKTQHTTQFSAAILAGGKSTRFGKDKGLALLHNKPLVQYVAEVARAVSNDVLIVSQNKAYQPFAERWVQDEYKDCGPLGGLHAALTHAKNPYCFLLACDMPYLSLALLEEIKKHIHSQAMIPVMNGHMQPLCACYHRDALPVVTARLERGFFKMSDTIALLNHQLLGVDENSDLYSPEMFMNVNTLAEWQQLRKP, encoded by the coding sequence GTGAAAACACAACACACAACGCAGTTTTCAGCGGCCATTTTAGCCGGAGGAAAAAGCACTCGCTTTGGCAAAGACAAAGGTTTGGCGCTGCTTCACAACAAGCCCCTTGTGCAATACGTGGCAGAAGTAGCCAGGGCCGTAAGCAACGACGTATTGATCGTTAGCCAAAACAAAGCATACCAACCGTTTGCCGAGCGATGGGTGCAAGATGAATACAAGGATTGCGGTCCTTTGGGCGGATTGCACGCCGCGCTTACCCACGCCAAAAATCCGTACTGTTTTCTGCTGGCCTGCGATATGCCCTACCTGTCGCTGGCCTTGCTGGAGGAAATCAAAAAGCACATTCATTCGCAGGCCATGATACCCGTAATGAACGGCCACATGCAGCCCCTGTGTGCCTGCTACCACCGCGACGCCCTGCCTGTGGTTACTGCCCGGCTTGAACGAGGCTTTTTTAAAATGAGCGACACCATTGCATTACTCAACCACCAGTTGCTCGGCGTGGATGAAAATTCCGACCTTTACAGCCCTGAAATGTTCATGAACGTAAATACCCTCGCAGAATGGCAGCAACTCCGGAAACCATAA